The proteins below come from a single Leptotrichia sp. oral taxon 223 genomic window:
- the ffh gene encoding signal recognition particle protein yields MFNNLGDRFKDIFKKVSGQGKLTESNMKDALREVRLALLEADVNYSVAKNFVAKIREKALGEQVISGVNPTQQFVKIVNDELVEVLGGSNVSIVKADKNPTVVMLSGLQGAGKTTFAGKLAKHLKSKGEKPFLIGADVYRPAAKKQLKVLGEQVKVPVFTIDESTDPLEIVKQGIEASKVEHATYVIIDTAGRLHIDEQLMGELQDIKDSFNPNEILLVVDGMTGQDAVNVAKEFNEQLDITGVVLTKLDGDTRGGAALSVKEVAGKPIKFISEGEKLDDIAPFHPDRLASRILGMGDVVSLVEKAQEAIDEKEAKKMEEKFRKNQFDFEDFLKQFKMIRKMGSIAGIMKMIPGVDTSMIDMGMAEKEMKKVEAIIFSMTVQERRDPKLLKNGSRKMRIAKGSGVQVNDVNKLIKQFEQMKQMMKMFNSGGIPGLSGGFMKGRRR; encoded by the coding sequence ATGTTTAATAATTTAGGAGACAGATTTAAGGATATATTTAAAAAAGTCAGTGGACAGGGGAAATTGACTGAGAGCAATATGAAGGATGCTTTGAGGGAAGTGAGGCTGGCACTGCTTGAGGCGGATGTAAATTATAGCGTGGCTAAGAACTTTGTGGCAAAGATTCGGGAAAAGGCGTTGGGAGAGCAGGTTATTAGCGGGGTTAATCCTACGCAGCAATTTGTTAAGATTGTAAATGATGAACTGGTGGAGGTACTTGGAGGTTCAAATGTTTCGATTGTCAAGGCTGATAAAAATCCTACTGTTGTAATGCTTTCTGGGCTTCAAGGGGCTGGGAAGACTACGTTTGCCGGGAAATTGGCAAAGCATCTAAAATCGAAAGGGGAAAAGCCGTTTCTGATTGGGGCGGATGTTTACAGGCCTGCTGCGAAAAAGCAATTGAAGGTATTAGGAGAGCAAGTGAAAGTTCCAGTGTTTACGATTGACGAGAGCACAGATCCGCTGGAAATTGTAAAGCAGGGGATTGAGGCTTCAAAGGTGGAACATGCGACTTATGTGATTATTGACACGGCGGGAAGACTGCATATCGATGAGCAGCTTATGGGGGAGCTTCAAGATATAAAGGACAGTTTTAATCCAAATGAGATTTTGCTTGTGGTTGATGGAATGACTGGACAGGATGCGGTTAATGTGGCAAAAGAGTTTAATGAGCAGCTTGATATTACTGGGGTTGTGCTTACAAAGCTGGATGGGGATACTCGTGGAGGAGCTGCCCTTTCGGTAAAGGAAGTTGCAGGAAAGCCAATTAAATTCATAAGTGAAGGGGAAAAACTGGACGATATAGCACCATTTCACCCTGACAGGCTTGCTTCACGTATTCTTGGAATGGGGGACGTTGTTTCACTTGTGGAAAAGGCGCAGGAAGCTATTGATGAAAAAGAAGCCAAGAAAATGGAGGAAAAATTTAGAAAAAACCAGTTTGACTTTGAAGATTTTTTAAAGCAGTTTAAAATGATAAGAAAAATGGGATCAATTGCGGGAATTATGAAAATGATACCAGGAGTTGACACAAGCATGATTGACATGGGAATGGCTGAAAAGGAAATGAAAAAAGTTGAAGCGATTATTTTTTCAATGACAGTTCAGGAAAGACGTGATCCGAAACTTCTAAAAAATGGAAGCCGTAAAATGAGAATTGCCAAAGGAAGCGGAGTTCAGGTAAATGACGTAAATAAATTGATAAAACAGTTTGAGCAAATGAAACAAATGATGAAAATGTTTAACAGTGGCGGTATTCCAGGACTTAGTGGAGGATTTATGAAGGGAAGAAGAAGATAG
- the tsaD gene encoding tRNA (adenosine(37)-N6)-threonylcarbamoyltransferase complex transferase subunit TsaD, with protein sequence MKILAFETSCDETSVAVVEDGKKILSNIISTQIDIHKEFGGVVPEIASRHHIENILPVFTEALEKANCQLSDIDYIAVTNTPGLIGSLLVGLMFAKSLSYANNIPLIPVNHINGHIFSSFIDNDVKLPAISLVVSGGHTNLYYIYEENGKIITDLLGETLDDAVGETYDKIARILGLEYPGGPHIDRLSVNGEDILKIKKPKVDGYNFSFSGIKTFITNYVNNQKMKGNAISKEDIAKSLQEIIVNVLYDKILTAVKEKDVKTILVAGGVSANRRLREKFSEFKNIQTNEGEQIKVHFPKMEYCTDNAAMIGVAAYYDLKNNSQLELGKQYDVDAISTKN encoded by the coding sequence ATGAAAATACTTGCATTTGAAACATCCTGTGATGAAACATCCGTTGCAGTTGTTGAAGATGGGAAAAAGATTTTAAGCAATATTATTTCCACTCAGATTGACATTCACAAGGAATTTGGCGGCGTAGTGCCTGAAATAGCCTCACGGCACCACATTGAGAACATTTTACCAGTATTTACCGAAGCTCTGGAAAAAGCAAACTGTCAATTAAGCGATATTGATTATATCGCTGTAACAAATACTCCTGGGCTTATCGGTTCCCTGCTTGTAGGCTTAATGTTCGCAAAATCCTTGAGTTATGCCAACAACATTCCATTAATTCCAGTAAATCACATTAATGGGCATATCTTCTCAAGTTTCATTGATAACGATGTAAAATTACCCGCAATATCGCTAGTTGTATCAGGTGGACATACAAACTTGTATTATATTTATGAAGAAAATGGGAAAATAATAACTGATTTGCTTGGCGAAACATTGGATGATGCTGTTGGAGAAACTTATGACAAAATTGCAAGAATATTGGGGCTGGAATATCCAGGAGGACCACATATTGATAGACTATCAGTAAACGGAGAAGATATTTTAAAAATAAAAAAACCAAAAGTTGACGGCTATAATTTCAGTTTTAGTGGGATAAAGACTTTTATAACTAATTATGTAAATAACCAAAAGATGAAAGGCAATGCTATTTCAAAAGAAGATATTGCAAAATCTCTTCAGGAAATTATTGTAAATGTTTTGTATGATAAAATATTGACGGCTGTGAAGGAAAAGGATGTGAAAACGATACTTGTTGCAGGTGGCGTTTCTGCTAACAGACGGCTTCGTGAGAAATTTTCAGAATTTAAAAATATTCAGACTAATGAAGGTGAACAAATCAAAGTTCATTTTCCAAAAATGGAATATTGCACTGATAATGCAGCAATGATAGGCGTTGCGGCTTATTATGACTTAAAGAATAATTCTCAACTTGAGCTGGGAAAACAGTATGATGTGGATGCGATTTCTACTAAAAATTAA
- a CDS encoding glycosyltransferase family 9 protein, whose translation MKILIIRFSSFGDVVLTTPVIRAIKERYPEAVIDFIVYNTFSEAISLNPEIRNLIIFDKKKSKDRNYIKNMVNRLKTENYDYVIDLHSKFLSRIIGKSLEARHTQYFRYKKRKWWKTILVKAKLITYNADCTIVESYFTALKKLGISFSDKNMKNGFGDNLEFYIDKEMEEEFVQKYDLKDRNYFVLAPGASKFTKKWPYYDELAKKILENESKFVKNNEKLRIFVIGGKEDANVVKADGDGRLIDLCGKISFKESGILLKYAKAAIVNDSGPFHIARAVKAKTFVFFGPTDPKLFSFEKSTFLLNNPSCPPHSLYGEDKFPKKYADCMTGISVETVFDKIVKEYDN comes from the coding sequence ATGAAGATATTAATAATAAGATTTAGTTCATTTGGAGATGTGGTGCTTACAACTCCGGTGATAAGAGCGATTAAGGAAAGGTATCCAGAGGCTGTGATAGATTTTATAGTTTACAATACTTTTTCTGAGGCAATTTCATTGAATCCTGAAATTAGGAATTTGATAATTTTTGATAAAAAGAAGAGCAAGGATAGAAATTATATAAAAAATATGGTAAATAGGCTGAAAACAGAGAATTATGATTATGTTATTGATTTACATTCTAAATTTTTGTCCAGAATTATTGGAAAAAGTCTTGAAGCTAGACACACTCAGTATTTCCGGTATAAAAAGAGAAAATGGTGGAAAACTATACTTGTAAAAGCGAAACTTATTACATATAATGCAGATTGTACAATTGTTGAGAGTTATTTTACAGCATTGAAAAAACTGGGAATAAGTTTTTCTGATAAAAATATGAAAAATGGATTTGGAGATAATCTAGAATTTTATATTGATAAAGAAATGGAAGAAGAATTTGTACAAAAATATGATTTGAAAGATAGAAATTATTTTGTGCTAGCTCCAGGAGCCTCCAAATTTACGAAAAAATGGCCTTATTATGATGAACTGGCAAAAAAAATTCTGGAAAATGAAAGTAAGTTTGTAAAAAATAATGAAAAATTGAGAATTTTTGTGATAGGTGGAAAAGAAGATGCAAATGTTGTAAAAGCCGATGGAGATGGACGATTAATTGATTTGTGTGGAAAAATATCTTTTAAGGAAAGCGGAATATTGCTAAAATATGCCAAAGCAGCAATTGTAAATGATTCAGGCCCTTTCCATATAGCTAGAGCCGTAAAAGCCAAAACTTTTGTATTTTTTGGACCAACTGATCCAAAATTATTTTCCTTTGAAAAAAGCACATTTTTGCTAAATAATCCAAGCTGTCCGCCACATTCACTTTATGGAGAAGACAAATTTCCTAAGAAATATGCAGATTGTATGACTGGGATTTCGGTAGAAACTGTATTTGACAAAATTGTTAAGGAATATGACAATTAA
- a CDS encoding HAD family hydrolase translates to MYKAVISDLDGTLLSRGHHVTKFTKNVIKKIIKNGIKFYIASGRSYDQIGYVTEQLEVKIPIIAANGARIFDADGNMIYEKGLSSKAAKAILGLDYEHIAEGSHLNIFSGNDWIITKGTAQKVYDRIPRDVKVNFKEVPKNELKNLDILKIFYIGEHEQLTNLEKAILKITDDVNVIFVSDYCMEVMAKGANKGAAAKFLLEREGLELKDAVAFGDGENDFEMLTMVGKGYAMGNSIDRLRKLLPKDFEFVGENTEDGEAVKLQELFLERAKNI, encoded by the coding sequence ATGTATAAAGCAGTTATCAGCGATTTGGACGGAACTTTGCTAAGCAGAGGGCATCACGTTACTAAATTTACTAAGAATGTAATAAAAAAAATAATAAAAAACGGAATAAAGTTTTATATCGCCTCAGGCAGAAGTTACGATCAGATTGGATACGTAACTGAGCAGCTTGAAGTAAAAATTCCGATTATAGCGGCAAATGGGGCAAGAATTTTTGATGCAGACGGAAATATGATTTATGAAAAAGGATTATCAAGCAAAGCGGCAAAAGCAATATTGGGACTGGATTACGAACATATTGCCGAAGGTTCACATCTAAACATTTTTTCAGGAAATGACTGGATTATCACAAAGGGAACGGCTCAAAAAGTGTATGACAGAATTCCAAGAGATGTAAAAGTCAATTTTAAGGAAGTTCCAAAAAATGAACTAAAAAATTTGGATATATTAAAAATATTTTATATCGGAGAGCATGAACAGCTTACAAACTTGGAAAAAGCCATCCTAAAAATAACAGACGATGTAAATGTCATCTTTGTCAGCGATTATTGTATGGAAGTTATGGCAAAAGGTGCAAACAAAGGAGCGGCGGCAAAATTCCTGCTAGAAAGGGAAGGCTTGGAATTAAAGGATGCAGTAGCCTTTGGCGATGGTGAAAATGACTTTGAAATGCTTACAATGGTTGGAAAAGGCTATGCAATGGGAAATTCCATCGACAGACTAAGAAAACTGCTGCCAAAAGATTTTGAATTTGTTGGAGAAAATACGGAAGATGGGGAAGCTGTGAAATTGCAGGAATTGTTTTTGGAAAGAGCAAAAAATATTTGA
- a CDS encoding response regulator produces MSKIALVVDDTPYIRDDIKDILEDQGYKVYEASDGLEAVEMYKKVKPTIVTMDINMPRMHGLKATQVITDFDKDAKIMICSTMVMFPNYMKMGKEAGAKAFLSKPFNEQEFMNEFSKLFL; encoded by the coding sequence ATGAGTAAAATTGCATTGGTTGTAGACGATACGCCATATATTAGGGACGATATAAAGGACATTCTGGAAGATCAAGGATACAAGGTATATGAGGCAAGTGATGGCTTGGAGGCAGTGGAAATGTATAAAAAGGTAAAACCCACAATTGTTACAATGGACATAAATATGCCAAGAATGCACGGGCTAAAAGCCACACAAGTCATTACTGATTTTGACAAGGACGCTAAAATTATGATTTGCAGTACAATGGTTATGTTCCCAAACTATATGAAAATGGGAAAGGAAGCTGGAGCAAAGGCATTTTTATCAAAACCTTTTAATGAACAGGAATTTATGAATGAATTTTCAAAATTATTTTTATAA
- a CDS encoding HAD family hydrolase, translated as MYKAVVSDLDGTLLNEEHKVSPFTKETIELLLEKGIKFYIATGRGYVGAKEIMDEIGLKIPLITSNGARIVDENGVEIYVNNIEQKYVDKIFSINYKSFDKEIILNGFSGNHWYVTEDARDYFYTQKPNRKQYPEQIEWNDFEKLAFTKIFFLGEHEKLLEIEKEVRKVTNGEVNIVFVNERSLEIFSKDCDKAVAAGFLLLRDGLALKDAVSFGDGFNDYDLITQTGLGFAMKNSIYRLLEKLTDTEIIESNANDGMAKKVRELFNL; from the coding sequence ATGTATAAGGCTGTTGTAAGTGATCTGGACGGGACGCTTTTAAATGAAGAGCATAAAGTTAGTCCATTCACAAAGGAAACAATTGAATTGCTGCTAGAAAAAGGGATAAAATTTTATATTGCGACTGGACGGGGTTATGTTGGAGCAAAGGAAATAATGGACGAAATTGGATTGAAGATTCCTTTGATTACGTCAAACGGTGCCAGAATTGTAGATGAAAATGGAGTAGAAATTTACGTCAACAATATTGAGCAGAAATATGTGGATAAAATTTTTTCAATTAATTACAAATCATTCGATAAAGAAATAATTTTAAATGGATTCTCAGGTAATCATTGGTACGTAACAGAAGATGCCAGAGATTATTTTTATACACAAAAGCCAAACAGAAAGCAGTATCCGGAGCAAATTGAGTGGAATGACTTTGAAAAACTTGCTTTTACAAAAATATTTTTTCTGGGTGAACACGAAAAATTACTGGAAATAGAAAAGGAAGTCCGAAAAGTTACGAATGGAGAAGTTAATATCGTATTTGTAAATGAAAGAAGTCTGGAAATTTTTTCAAAAGACTGCGATAAGGCTGTGGCTGCAGGTTTTTTACTGCTAAGAGATGGACTTGCATTAAAAGATGCTGTTTCATTTGGAGATGGATTTAACGATTATGACTTAATAACTCAGACAGGACTTGGATTTGCAATGAAAAATTCGATTTACAGGTTGCTTGAAAAACTGACGGATACTGAAATTATCGAAAGTAATGCAAATGATGGGATGGCAAAGAAAGTGCGAGAACTATTTAATTTATAA
- a CDS encoding TraX family protein yields MKKLNTNQLKYIALFFMFLDSVFFAFSGFLPSWIHLITRFVAPLFAFFTVEGFYHTRNRKKYMARLWIAAILMQFGNVISFIILGERYQIVDNIFLSLAIGFTIIYFLQKGRSSKKVIYNILGIFLFILGLAFSFVPIVIGNYIMGLEGGIQTLFTMISFWAFYGNRKKQVITFLILNMLYIPLFTPSLNPAKYPNLRAWFDSFCYNSDGLTFLFLPFIFLYNGKKGSKAPIHKWFFYIFYPLQFWILNILAFFLKIRS; encoded by the coding sequence ATGAAAAAATTAAATACAAATCAGTTGAAATATATTGCTTTATTTTTTATGTTTTTAGACTCAGTATTTTTTGCATTTTCAGGATTTTTACCATCTTGGATTCATTTAATCACAAGATTTGTGGCACCATTATTTGCATTTTTTACAGTGGAAGGCTTTTATCATACAAGAAATCGTAAAAAATATATGGCAAGATTGTGGATAGCCGCTATTTTGATGCAATTTGGAAATGTAATTTCATTTATTATACTAGGAGAAAGATATCAAATAGTAGATAATATTTTTTTAAGTCTTGCGATTGGATTTACAATAATTTATTTCTTGCAAAAAGGGAGAAGTAGTAAAAAAGTAATTTATAATATTTTAGGAATTTTTCTTTTTATTTTGGGATTGGCATTTTCTTTTGTTCCAATTGTGATTGGAAATTATATCATGGGGCTTGAAGGTGGAATACAGACTTTGTTTACAATGATTAGTTTTTGGGCATTTTATGGAAATAGAAAAAAGCAAGTAATAACATTTTTAATTTTGAATATGTTATACATTCCATTATTTACGCCATCGTTAAATCCTGCCAAATACCCTAATTTAAGAGCATGGTTTGATAGTTTTTGCTATAACAGCGACGGTTTAACATTTTTATTTTTACCATTCATATTTTTGTACAATGGAAAAAAAGGAAGCAAGGCACCAATTCACAAATGGTTTTTCTATATTTTTTACCCTTTACAATTTTGGATTTTGAATATTCTTGCATTCTTTTTGAAAATAAGAAGTTAA
- a CDS encoding ImmA/IrrE family metallo-endopeptidase, producing the protein MEKELIWDIAESIAEQIRPDRGMTMRNLITNIGGEILDTSNIFELSDGSIEKLPNNNFRILLYNGNATLERENFTIAHELGHLFLHMGFGTERWENTPVGKIFNRNGNYDEIEMEANQFAAAFLMPKEEYRNILYKNVDNNNIIDTRIIAEHFEVSREAASNRGKWLGYLKW; encoded by the coding sequence ATGGAAAAAGAATTGATATGGGATATAGCAGAATCAATTGCAGAACAAATTAGACCAGATAGAGGAATGACTATGAGAAATTTAATTACGAATATTGGCGGTGAAATTTTAGATACAAGTAATATATTTGAATTGTCAGATGGCTCTATTGAAAAGTTACCAAACAATAATTTTAGAATCTTACTTTATAATGGTAATGCAACATTAGAAAGAGAAAATTTTACAATTGCACATGAATTAGGACATTTATTTTTACATATGGGATTTGGTACTGAAAGATGGGAAAATACTCCAGTTGGAAAAATTTTTAATAGAAATGGAAATTATGATGAAATAGAAATGGAAGCAAATCAATTTGCAGCTGCTTTTTTGATGCCTAAAGAAGAATATAGAAATATTTTGTATAAAAATGTAGATAATAATAACATAATTGATACTCGTATAATTGCAGAACATTTTGAAGTTTCAAGAGAGGCTGCATCAAATAGAGGGAAATGGTTAGGATATTTAAAATGGTAA
- a CDS encoding thioredoxin family protein, which translates to MGTFEDYLKFEVTEAQEDKKQLRIIEKISLSEETEKAIKGIDKDITIIAVAQVYCPDCRATVPFLKKFSDLNNKIKIDYRSRETAKEFFPNIDEKIKIPTLISYVDGKYNTFWNEFPAVVKNEMDKNPENFEDIKYNFRIGKFNAQIEKELVDYLTSL; encoded by the coding sequence ATGGGAACATTTGAAGATTATTTAAAATTTGAAGTGACTGAAGCACAAGAAGACAAAAAGCAGCTAAGAATTATAGAAAAAATTTCTTTATCAGAAGAAACTGAAAAGGCTATAAAAGGTATAGACAAGGATATTACAATTATCGCCGTAGCACAAGTTTATTGTCCAGATTGCCGTGCAACTGTCCCTTTCCTAAAAAAATTCAGCGACTTGAATAATAAAATAAAAATCGACTACCGTTCAAGAGAAACTGCCAAAGAATTTTTTCCAAATATAGATGAAAAAATAAAAATACCTACATTAATTTCGTATGTTGATGGAAAATATAATACTTTTTGGAATGAATTTCCAGCTGTAGTAAAAAATGAAATGGATAAAAATCCAGAAAATTTTGAAGACATTAAGTACAATTTCAGAATTGGAAAATTTAATGCACAAATTGAAAAGGAACTGGTTGACTATTTAACTTCTTTATAA
- a CDS encoding GNAT family N-acetyltransferase — protein sequence MKKIEFKIIQNSDYSDEIRNILDEEEMESLIQVKYEKVPNLFESLQKDSEKTPIIVVGIDTENDNLVGVGACSIFKNNIGYLNSFRIKKEYRNKVNFGKAYKMLITEAKKCGVKTVITTILEENKIAQRILTKRRKSMPIYEFYKNIVFFSLKNNRKGDLAVNDEEILNYGNFEIHLKNKANKKYVVMDYKKIYKFLYKFRKVIAFFGYPEMPEINKISNFLYANFVLKDKNVDMEKNKKKFRKAVKFIQNKGYSCDFFMIGSYENSFLEKNLNKMKVFKYKSKMYRVFYEKICNCKNNEETKDEDWEFLLWNL from the coding sequence ATGAAAAAAATAGAATTTAAAATTATTCAAAATAGTGATTACAGCGATGAAATAAGAAATATTCTGGATGAAGAGGAAATGGAATCGCTTATACAGGTAAAATATGAGAAAGTGCCGAATTTATTTGAATCATTGCAAAAAGATAGTGAAAAGACACCGATTATCGTGGTAGGAATTGATACTGAAAATGACAATCTTGTAGGTGTTGGAGCTTGTTCTATTTTTAAAAATAATATTGGGTATTTAAATTCATTTAGAATAAAAAAAGAATATAGAAATAAAGTCAATTTTGGCAAGGCTTACAAAATGTTAATAACAGAAGCCAAAAAATGTGGAGTAAAAACCGTAATTACGACTATTCTTGAAGAAAATAAAATAGCACAAAGAATCTTGACAAAAAGGCGAAAAAGTATGCCAATTTATGAATTTTATAAAAACATTGTATTTTTTAGTTTGAAAAATAATAGAAAAGGTGATTTGGCAGTAAACGATGAAGAAATTTTAAATTATGGAAATTTTGAAATTCACTTGAAAAATAAGGCCAATAAAAAATATGTTGTGATGGACTATAAAAAAATTTATAAATTTTTGTATAAATTTAGAAAAGTGATAGCATTTTTTGGATATCCAGAAATGCCTGAAATTAATAAAATTTCAAATTTTTTGTATGCAAATTTTGTTTTAAAGGATAAAAATGTAGATATGGAAAAAAATAAAAAAAAGTTTAGAAAAGCTGTAAAATTTATTCAAAATAAAGGTTATAGCTGTGATTTTTTTATGATTGGGAGTTATGAAAACTCGTTTTTGGAGAAAAATTTGAATAAAATGAAGGTTTTTAAGTACAAGAGCAAGATGTATAGGGTTTTTTATGAGAAAATTTGTAATTGTAAAAATAATGAAGAAACTAAGGATGAGGATTGGGAATTTTTGCTTTGGAATTTGTAA
- a CDS encoding site-specific integrase: protein MTAKKHLNKNLKYGEWLDVWLEREKSFIKESTYAAYTNIIENHLKPVFGKRRIGDITNEDLQNFILLKLNANKKDLEKGLALKTVKDMASLAKSTLNAAIQNKLIPFQNFHYKFPVSSTKLYLKTFTNSEQKILFNYLISHQNSKNLGILLCLQTGLRLGEICGLQWKDIDFEKRTLTVCRTLQKIYIKKKDKSCSKVIISTPKTKYSNRQIPLSNEFINLIKSFQQNENYYFITNGKNYLKPHCYRYYYQKLLHFLTLPKLTFHSLRHTFATQAIELGIDCKTVSEILGHSSVNTTLNLYVHPKTEHKRKCLDLIYQNLKGR from the coding sequence ATGACTGCAAAAAAACATTTAAACAAGAATTTGAAGTACGGGGAATGGCTGGATGTTTGGCTTGAAAGAGAAAAAAGTTTTATTAAGGAGTCAACTTATGCGGCTTATACAAATATTATTGAAAATCATTTAAAGCCTGTATTTGGGAAAAGGAGAATTGGTGATATTACAAATGAAGATTTACAAAATTTTATTCTTTTAAAATTAAATGCCAATAAAAAAGATTTAGAAAAAGGACTTGCGCTAAAAACGGTCAAGGATATGGCGTCGCTTGCAAAAAGCACCTTAAATGCGGCAATTCAAAATAAATTAATACCATTTCAGAATTTTCACTATAAATTTCCTGTTTCTTCCACAAAATTATATTTAAAGACTTTTACTAATTCTGAACAGAAAATACTTTTTAATTATCTTATTTCCCATCAGAATTCAAAGAATCTAGGAATCTTACTCTGTTTGCAGACAGGGTTACGGCTAGGGGAAATATGCGGGTTACAGTGGAAGGACATAGATTTTGAAAAGCGTACCCTGACAGTTTGCAGAACTTTACAAAAAATTTATATAAAGAAAAAAGATAAATCCTGTTCAAAAGTCATTATTAGCACGCCAAAAACTAAATATTCAAATCGTCAAATCCCTCTTAGTAACGAATTTATAAATTTAATAAAATCATTTCAGCAAAACGAAAATTACTATTTTATAACGAACGGCAAAAATTATCTAAAACCTCACTGTTATCGATATTATTATCAAAAACTCCTCCATTTCCTGACTCTCCCGAAACTTACATTTCACAGCCTTCGCCACACTTTTGCCACTCAAGCCATCGAACTTGGAATCGACTGCAAGACTGTTTCAGAAATTTTAGGGCATTCCAGCGTAAACACCACTTTAAATTTATACGTCCATCCCAAAACCGAACATAAACGTAAATGTCTTGACTTAATTTACCAAAATCTTAAAGGCAGGTAA
- a CDS encoding HAD family hydrolase produces the protein MFKAVVTDLDGTLLNAEHKVSEFTRETVELLLQKGIKFYIATGRNYSGAKEAMNELGVKIPLITSNGARIIDENGNEIFSNNLKREYLDKILDIDYKSFGQNIIITGYSGSNWFVTEDLREYFYNKKPDRTRYPKQITFEEFKRNDFTKIFFIGEKHDELLNLENEIKKAVGEKNISILFASEGSLEIFPVDCSKVKAAKIVLERDGLTLKEAVSFGDGLNDYGLIAETGLGFAMGNSIYLLLEKLTDTEVIDSNANDGMAKKVRELFDL, from the coding sequence ATGTTTAAAGCTGTTGTAACTGATCTGGATGGCACACTTCTAAATGCAGAGCATAAAGTAAGTGAATTTACTAGGGAAACAGTGGAGCTATTATTGCAAAAGGGCATAAAATTTTATATTGCAACTGGAAGAAATTATTCAGGAGCAAAGGAGGCTATGAATGAGCTTGGCGTAAAAATCCCTTTAATTACATCAAATGGTGCCAGAATTATAGATGAAAATGGGAATGAAATTTTTTCAAACAACCTGAAAAGGGAATATTTGGATAAAATTCTAGATATTGATTACAAGTCATTTGGACAAAATATTATTATAACTGGATATTCTGGCTCAAACTGGTTTGTTACTGAAGATCTGAGAGAATATTTTTATAATAAGAAGCCTGACAGAACTAGATATCCGAAACAGATTACTTTTGAAGAGTTTAAGAGAAATGATTTTACAAAAATATTTTTTATTGGAGAAAAGCACGATGAATTGCTGAACTTGGAAAATGAAATAAAAAAAGCAGTCGGAGAGAAAAATATAAGTATTTTATTTGCAAGTGAAGGAAGTCTGGAAATTTTTCCTGTGGATTGCAGCAAAGTAAAGGCGGCAAAAATAGTACTGGAAAGAGATGGATTGACACTGAAGGAGGCTGTTTCATTTGGAGATGGATTGAATGACTATGGCTTGATAGCAGAAACTGGGCTTGGATTTGCAATGGGAAATTCGATTTATTTATTGCTTGAAAAATTGACAGATACGGAAGTTATTGACAGCAATGCAAATGATGGGATGGCAAAAAAAGTAAGAGAATTATTTGATTTATAA